A window from Capricornis sumatraensis isolate serow.1 chromosome 5, serow.2, whole genome shotgun sequence encodes these proteins:
- the IGFBP3 gene encoding insulin-like growth factor-binding protein 3, translating to MLRARPALWAAALTALALLRGPPAARAGSGTVGAGPVVRCEPCDARAVAQCAPPPPSPPCAELVREPGCGCCLTCALREGQPCGVYTERCGSGLRCQPPPGDPRPLHALLDGRGLCANASAVGRLSPYLLPAPPAPGNGSESEEDQSMGSTENQALPTTRRVPDSKSHLAHTKMDVIKKGHAKDSQRYKVDYESQSTDTQNFSSESKHETEYGPCRREMEDTLNDLKFLNTLSPRAIHIPNCDKKGFYKKKQCRPSKGRKRGFCWCVDKYGQPLPAFSVKGKGDVHCLSTESK from the exons ATGCTGCGGGCACGCCCCGCGCTCTGGGCTGCGGCTCTGACCGCGCTGGCGTTGCTCCGCGGACCGCCGGCGGCACGAGCTGGGTCGGGCACGGTGGGCGCCGGCCCGGTGGTGCGCTGCGAGCCGTGCGACGCGCGTGCCGTTGCCCAGTGCGCGCCGCCGCCCCCCTCGCCCCCGTGCGCCGAGCTGGTGCGCGAGCCGGGCTGCGGTTGCTGTCTCACTTGCGCGCTGCGCGAGGGTCAGCCTTGCGGCGTCTACACCGAGCGCTGTGGCTCCGGCCTCCGCTGCCAGCCGCCGCCTGGCGATCCGCGCCCGCTACACGCGTTGTTGGACGGCCGCGGGCTCTGCGCCAACGCCAGCGCCGTCGGCCGCCTGAGCCCCTACCTGCTGCCCGCGCCACCCGCGCCAG gaaatGGCAGTGAGTCAGAAGAAGACCAGAGCATGGGGAGCACGGAGAACCAGGCTCTCCCCACCACACGCCGGGTGCCCGACTCCAAATCCCACCTTGCCCACACCAAGATGGATGTCATCAAAAAAGGTCATGCCAAGGACAGCCAGCGCTACAAGGTTGACTACGAGTCTCAGAGCACAGACACCCAGAACTTCTCCTCCGAGTCCAAGCATGAGACAGAATAC GGGCCCTGCCGCCGGGAAATGGAGGACACACTGAATGACCTCAAGTTCCTGAACACACTCAGCCCCAGGGCCATCCACATTCCCAACTGTGACAAGAAGGGCTTCTACAAGAAAAAGCAG TGCCGCCCTTCCAAGGGCAGGAAGCGGGGTTTCTGCTGGTGTGTGGATAAGTATGGGCAGCCCCTCCCGGCCTTCAGCGTGAAGGGGAAAGGGGACGTGCACTgcctcagcacggagagcaagtAG